GTTGTTTTTCCCAGGGATGATTTTGTCAACAGGGGATTTGTCTGCAGACCGattgaacatatatatttctgtgaccTATCGCGTGTGATGATTCTACAATACTACAATACCCAAAACGAACATGCAGTGCATGGACGCATTGGCCATTACCAGAGGCAGATCCTCCCGAGTTGACTGCAACATTGTGCACAGGTTGCTGCTCACTTCCTCCAGAAGGGGGGCGTACTGTTAATTCAGATACCTGTTAACCCAACAAGAAACAAGAATAGAAACATTCAGCTTCCTGAAGTTGCTAATTTATGCACATTTAAGGAGTGATACCATTATATGGATAAACAGTGAGCGTCAGTTGTCATTTACAAAACAACTAATTTATACACCCACACCTACCACCTGCACCGAAAATTGTGGTTTGCACCAATTTTAGTGTAAGCAGCAGCAAGTGCAGGTTATGGATATATTCCCATGTCACATATTCAGCGTGTAATTACAAAGCAATCCTACAGAGTCGTTATCATTCAAATTAGGATCAACATGTGTATGGAAAGTTTCATATCTCATAGTGACATTTTAATATTAGGTATTTTCGGATATATCCTTCCTCAttaaatgttgtaaacatgtgacCGCTCATTCGCTTGCATTGTCGCACATGTGTTGTGGCATACCCCACACTCTCAAATGCATATTAGGATGATAAGAAGAGTGACTCTTGTTCAAATCAGTTTACCTTTCTTTTGTCGACAAGGAAAATGATGATGGCGAGGACGAGGAGACACAATGCGGCACCAACAACTCCAGCAATAATAACTGTACTTGAGCTTGTGGCTATTTGTCCAATTGCTTTAATTTCTGCAAATGAAGTATTCAGACAAGGTCAGACAATACTTCAGAAAACAGACATATGTTGGTTTACtttgaacaaaacaaacagaacgAAGACTCAGCTGCAATGCAGTGTGGaacgtcagtgtaaaagaaaACTCAATACTGATCCAAACTGCACGCAGTCTAAAAGGCGTAATAGGGTGAAAAACATTCCCTGCATTATAGGTTGTACTGCTACGTATTGCGGATCGCAATCAAAGAAGTACTTGTGATAACATACTCCTCGTTAGCATTTGAGTTTTAATGTAACTCACTGTTGTTGAGTCGGGTCACACCGCCGCAGCTGAGATTCCAGTGTTGCACTTGACAGTTGAATACCAGCCTTACCCCACCCAAGTGTGTTTCAGTCATATTGAATGTTATTGGTGAAAGTCCTTGATCTCCAACATGTAATAATTGCGAGGCGTCACCTGTCTGCAGAGTGAAGTTTGAATCTGCAGAACAGTGGGAGCTCCGGATATCGTAATACGCAGTAATGTCCACGGTCAGTGTCACCGCttcatgcagggttagaatctCTGTGTCCTTGTCACCGGTGATGTTGCATGCTGGTGTCCTGGGAACTGAAAGgactgcatttatattttttatttatttattattattattttttaccaGAAGGGTGTCAGTATGTTCGAAATTGTTTAAGTGTACTCACTCTGATGTCAAGTTTAGAAATGCATATACATCTAATCGTTAATCGATAATCTGTTTAACTTTCGTTACATAACGCAGTCTAGGGTTAGTATCAGAATTCAAGCATTCTCAGTTGTAAAAATAGGAACAAAGCATTAGGGCTGAAATATAAGTTTACCACAACATATGAATGACCGTGTGTGTTTTCATGCCTAACCTCACctcaaagaaaatatcacataCGCATAACATTGTTGACGGGTTTATATAAATTCCCAATTTTGACAGTGAAATTTCACATGTCTGTAATTAGTCAAGTCAATTCAAACAGTGAGCTAAATGGTCCTCCCAATTTTGAAAGTCCACGGCTCACACATGTTAATTAGTCCTACTATCTACTGGTAAAATTGTGCCTTTCACAGTGGATTACATTACCAGTCTCCCTAGCTTTCACTGTAATCATCTTACAACCACGTCAAATAATCACTAGACCCTTATTTTATCATCCCCAAGCGTTATTAGTGTTAAAAAATGCTACTTGTCCTGTATTTCACTCACCTGATTTCATTCACCTCATTATTCTAAATTACTACAACTAGTTTCTGTTAGTCCCAGTATTGACAGCGAAACTTCATAAAGTAACGGATTCGACACATGAGCCTTGTGTGAGTTTATTGTGAACACAGAACTCTTGGTTAATGTGGAAAATTCGAATCTAAATAACGCAAAGTATATAGTTTTACGTACTTAGCAAACACTTTtaataatgaaaatacaaaaactaAAAGGCCAATTCCTAATAACAGTAGATATATGCGATGACCAGAAAACAAGACTAGATAGGAGACATGTTAAGTTTCAAGAAATCTTGACAAAGCTACTTTTTTCTAAAGCTGTGTGTCATGTTGTCGCATTTTCATCCCTATGTTACCACTGGCTTCTTAGAGAGGGGGGCCAAGCGTGATCGTATGGTCTGCGCTACATACGTGCACCAAGACCCATCATGAGATAAAGGAGGAAATACATGTAGTGATTCGACAGGTATAGAACAATTCACTCCCTATGCGTATGCGCCATTccgtcttggtttgagagtgacaAACAGTTATATTGAATGTTACACGATGAGAGGTCAGTGTTGGACTTAGGTCGATGTTGACAATCAGAAGAGGAAGTATACATATGCAGATAGGCTGAATGATGACAACTCAAGTAAATCCctgtgtccgtgtgtgtgtcgTCAACACAGTAACTTGTCTTATATGCCAGCCACTTAAACTGTGCACTGTCacaatattatcccagttgataagtaggGTAACTATGTCAAAAGTACATATACACTTTAATGGAGGGATAATGTGACCATAACAAGTAgggagaatttcaattgaaaagtcaatcataACGAGTCCACAAGCGAGAaaggggtcaaacgaccatgtcacatgCTCAATAATGCCTCCATCGGCGTTGAGAACtgcagtgcatcgacgacgcacagagcctatcaaacgtgcaaggaaggctttTCGGGATGTAACGCCAAACTATGCtaaaggtcaaggacgttatctgagGTAGACAGCGTAGACGTCGATACAGctcatcccaaacatgctctatcagGGAGGAATCAGGTGAATTTGCAGGGTACGACAGTAggtcaacgttgtggtgttgcaagaaatacaTGCAAACCCTTGCTGTATGAGGGAGGATGAAGAAGTTGGTGTAGACGTCGATCtgtctcgtcccaaacatgctggGCAACGTCAGCGTTGTGGTGTTgtaagaaatccatagcaaccttTACCGTATGAGGgtgggcattgtcctgttggaatgttaacccacggtcatgacgttgcagaaaaggaattgccacaggtcaaGTAATCTGATCCCTTTAGCCCACACCGATTACGTTGCCCTGAAAAATCACAAAAGGGGTTCTTTGACATGttgttattccaccccaaatcatcatggAATCATCGCAAAAGCGATTGATATCCAAGACACAGGCTTGTGCATTACGTTCTCGCACCCTTCTACaggcacgttgacgtccatcactaaTGGTAATGTTAAACCTgcactcatctgtaaaaacgaCACTTCCCCACCAAACCACAGTTGCAGACATGATTTAGACACCACAATCGGCGAGCTTGTCGACGACGTTCTGTCAGGATAGTTCTGACGTAACACATTTACACCCTGGAACGTGCCTCAGGACACActttgtctttgcctttaacgTGTCTAATAAAAAAATTGAACCCTGGCAAGGTTAAACTCCATTCCGTAAGTCTTTGATTCttaatgaagaaaagtcaatggATTGTGATCTGTAAACGCTGCAGTTGATAATGCAGTGGTACCTAGATACACTTCAAAATACTGTAAAACTATGaaaagacctaatgtctctttctcaatggaAGAATAATTCCTTTGCTGCTTGTCAAATGTCTTGGAAAAGAATTTAAAAATGACGTTCAATTCCTGAGTCTTCCTCTTGAATCgggacagcacctgcacctacaTCACTGGCATCAACTATATCAAATTTTGGtgcctgcaatattgctaaattcataagcatggctttgactttttcaagaGCAATCTGACAACTGATATCCCCTGCAATTTTACCTTTACCTCAAAAAGGTTTGTAAGTGgtgatacaacatctgagaaattTTATGTTAAGTTATGTTTCGTCttagtttctttttttcacTTTATATGTGTTACCTAGATCTGGTTCGTGGCCACAGTTCAAGAAATTTTGGTTTCAGgttttgtatttgataaaaaGAAACACGTCGTGAAAACGCGGTTACTAAAGTAATTATTGGACGAGATTTTTGGTgtgcatttcatgaaaatgacaatgcacttGCATCATGAGATGTCATCCCTATAAGTAGAGTCACCGAACATACACCGACTCATTCACTTTTCGACAGTAGCAACAGGCCACCATTATCAAGGAAGCAGAGAGACCAAACTTGAATACTGAATGCTGACCAGATTGAAAGACACGTTGGAAATCATAgttctgttcatgttcgaacaatatACCGCCTGCAGCAACGAGTCCAATCCACTGAATGCACAG
The window above is part of the Haliotis asinina isolate JCU_RB_2024 chromosome 1, JCU_Hal_asi_v2, whole genome shotgun sequence genome. Proteins encoded here:
- the LOC137287840 gene encoding uncharacterized protein; its protein translation is MAERARQLTFLNASETPTCSITSKQDTNSLVQYHYLSLTVDVRDYYCSTAHSISIQTGNVTTLLTEADSVPSVTDNSSSVTLNVTDSHLGKVGLVFRCDSNQWNIECAGVTHIKTPACNITGDKDTEILTLHEAVTLTVDITAYYDIRSSHCSADSNFTLQTGDASQLLHVGDQGLSPITFNMTETHLGGVRLVFNCQVQHWNLSCGGVTRLNNKIKAIGQIATSSSTVIIAGVVGAALCLLVLAIIIFLVDKRKYAPLLEEVSSNLCTMLQSTREDLPLAVITCILKLGDNIRLWIEVLSNLQTYTNL